The following are encoded in a window of Bacillus xiapuensis genomic DNA:
- a CDS encoding prepilin peptidase, producing MNLIIFLYGLLFGSFFNVVGLRVPEGRSVVRPRSACPACGHTLRAKELIPVFSYLMQGGRCRACRARISPLYPLTELVTALLFLYAYQLFGLTTDFMIALLLISLLLIIVVSDLAYMIIPDKVLLFFFLLFLVGRMIRPLEPWWDSLAGGAVGFLLLLLIALASKGGMGGGDIKLFAVIGFVIGMKGVLLTFFLSCALGAVIGLVLMGFGLVQRGKPMPFGPFIAAAAMIVYFKGEALLSWYSSFFV from the coding sequence ATGAATTTAATAATCTTCCTCTACGGTCTCCTCTTCGGCTCGTTCTTTAATGTTGTCGGCTTAAGGGTGCCGGAGGGCCGGTCGGTAGTGCGGCCGCGCAGCGCTTGTCCGGCATGCGGCCATACGCTGCGGGCGAAAGAGTTAATTCCGGTGTTTTCTTATTTGATGCAGGGGGGGCGGTGCCGCGCATGCCGCGCGCGCATTTCGCCCCTGTATCCATTAACAGAGCTGGTGACGGCGCTGTTATTTTTATATGCCTATCAGCTATTTGGGCTGACGACGGATTTTATGATCGCGCTGCTGCTGATTTCGCTGCTGCTGATTATCGTTGTATCGGATTTAGCCTATATGATTATACCGGATAAGGTGCTGCTCTTTTTCTTTCTGCTGTTTCTAGTGGGGCGGATGATCCGGCCGCTGGAGCCGTGGTGGGATTCGCTGGCCGGCGGAGCGGTGGGCTTTCTGCTGCTTTTGCTGATTGCGTTAGCATCCAAAGGCGGAATGGGCGGAGGAGACATTAAACTGTTTGCTGTAATTGGGTTTGTCATTGGAATGAAAGGCGTCTTGCTTACCTTTTTCTTATCCTGTGCGCTGGGTGCGGTGATCGGTCTGGTCTTAATGGGGTTCGGCCTGGTCCAAAGAGGAAAGCCGATGCCATTTGGCCCGTTTATCGCGGCAGCGGCGATGATTGTATATTTCAAAGGCGAGGCGCTTCTATCTTGGTATAGCAGCTTTTTTGTATAA
- a CDS encoding prepilin-type N-terminal cleavage/methylation domain-containing protein, with protein MIQAMKKRMKNEKGLTLIELLAVVVILAIIAAIAIPAIGGLIDNTKKDAHVANAQQMISSAKTWVAGNGNEIKEGGKETLTLERMIDEGLIDQMEDPDGKGYDKEKSKVVITKSGKSYNYTVTLTNGTRGISGEQKDLKRAAVTDGGK; from the coding sequence ATGATTCAAGCCATGAAAAAAAGAATGAAAAACGAGAAAGGATTAACATTGATCGAGCTTTTGGCCGTTGTCGTAATTTTAGCGATCATCGCAGCCATTGCCATCCCGGCGATTGGCGGATTGATTGATAATACGAAGAAGGATGCCCATGTCGCTAACGCCCAGCAAATGATCAGCTCTGCTAAAACGTGGGTCGCTGGAAATGGAAATGAGATAAAAGAAGGTGGAAAAGAAACTTTAACATTGGAAAGAATGATTGATGAAGGGCTCATTGACCAAATGGAAGATCCGGATGGGAAAGGTTACGACAAAGAAAAATCAAAAGTAGTAATAACGAAGAGTGGAAAAAGTTACAATTATACCGTGACTTTAACAAATGGAACACGTGGAATAAGCGGAGAGCAGAAAGATTTAAAAAGAGCAGCAGTTACCGATGGAGGTAAGTAA